The Cellulosimicrobium sp. ES-005 genome segment GCTGCCCGCCGAGCGATCGCTGCCGTTCCCGCCCCGTCGGTCCGGCAGCGTCGCCGGACGCACGATCCAGGAGTCCACGTACTCTCCGCGCCCGCCCGAGCGGCACCTGCCCGCGGACGCCCCGAACGTCGTCGTGATCCTCATCGACGACGCCGGGCCCGCGCTCCCGACGACGCTGGGCGGCGCCGTGCGCACCCCGACGCTCGACCGGGTCCGCGCGAACGGCATCGGGTACAACCGGTTCCACACGACCGCGATGTGCTCCCCGACGCGCGCGTCCCTGCTCACCGGGCGCAACCACCACCGGGTCGGCAACGGGCAGATCGCGGAGCTCGCGAACGACTGGGACGGCTACTCCGGGCACATCCCGAAGAGCAGCGCGACGATCGCCGAGGTGCTGCGCCAGTACGGCTACGCGACCGGCGCGTGGGGCAAGTGGCACAACACCCCGGCGGAGGAGACGACGGCGGCCGGCCCGTTCGACCGCTGGCCCACCGGGTACGGGTTCGAGTACTTCTACGGCTTCCTCGCGGGCGAGGCGTCGCAGTACGAGCCGCACCTGGTGCGCAACACGACCCCGACGCTCCCGCCGAAGACCCCGGAGGAGGGGTACCACCTCAGCGAGGACATCGCCGACGACGCGATGCGCTGGCTCCGCGACCACAAGGCGAACGCGCCGGACAAGCCGTTCTTCGTCTACTGGGCGACCGGCGCGCTGCACGGGCCGCACCACATCATGAAGGAGTGGGCGGACCGGTACGCCGGTGCGTTCGACGACGGCTGGGACGTCTACCGGGAGCGGGCGCTCGCGGGCGCGAAGGCGGCGGGCTGGGTGCCCGAGGACGCCGAGCTCACGCCGCGTCCGGACGGGCTCGCCGGGTGGGACGACATCCCCGACGACCAGAAGGCGTTCCAGGCGCGGCTCATGGAGGTCGCGGCCGGATTCGGCGAGCACGCGGACGTGCAGGCCGGCCGGCTGCTCGACGAGGTCGAGCGGCTGGGGTACGGGGACGACACGATCGTCGTCTACATCTGGGGCGACAACGGGTCGTCGGGCGAGGGGCAGAACGGGACGATCAGCGAGCTGCTGGCCCAGAACGGCATCCCGTCGACGGTCGAGCAGCACCTCGCCGCGCTCGAGGAGCTCGGCGGGCTCGACGCCCTCGGCACCCCGGCGACGGACAACCAGTACCACGCCGCGTGGGCGTGGGCCGGGTCGTCGCCGTACCAGGGCATGAAGCTCCTCGCGTCCCACCTGGGCGGCACGCGCAACCCGATGTTCGTGAGCTGGCCCGGTCGCATCGAGCCGGACCCCGTGCCGCGCACGCAGTTCCACCACGTCGTCGACCTCGTGCCGACGATCTACGAGATCCTCGGCATCTCCCACCCCGAGACGGTGAACGGCGTCCCGCAGGACCCGATCGACGGGACGAGCTTCGCCTACTCGATCGACGACGCCGGTGCCGAGGGCCGTCGTCGGACGCAGTACTTCGAGATCATGGGCAGCCGGTCGATCTACGCCGACGGCTGGATGGCCTCGGCGACCGGTCCGCGCCTGCCGTGGGTGCAGGGGATGCCGGCCGGGATCCGGACCTGGACCCCGGACGACGACCCCTGGGAGCTCTACCACCTCGACGAGGACTGGAGCCAGGCGCACGACCTCGCCGCGCAGCACCCGGAGAAGCTCGCCCAGCTCAAGGAGCTGTTCGCGATCGAGGCGGCCCGCAACGACGTCCTGCCCGTGGGGGGTGGCCTGTGGGTCCCGGCGATCCACCCCGAGGACCGGATCAGCCCGCCGTACACGGAGTGGGACCTGTCCGGGGACACGGTGCGCGTCCCGGAGTTCTGCGCGCCCGCGCTGGGCAACCGCCCCAACCGGGTCGAGATCCGGCTCTGGGTGCCCGACGCCGCGAACGGCGTGCTCTACAAGCTGGGGGGAGCGGGCGGCGGGCTCACGTGCTTTCTCCTCGACGGCGTCCTCACCTACGAGTACAACCTGTTCCTCATCCAGCGGAGCGTGGTCCGGTCGAGCGCTCCGCTCGCGGCCGGCGACCACACGGTGGAGGTCGTGACGACGTACGTCGAGCCACGGCCCGGCGGTCCGCTCGACGTCGTCCTCCGGGTCGACGGCGCCGACGTCGGCTCGGGCACGGTGCCCGTGAGCGCGCCGCTGCTGTTCTCCGCGAACGACTGCCTCGACGTCGGGCGCGCGTACGGCGGCGCGGTGTCGCGCGCGTACGCGGACCGCATGCCCTTCGCGCTCGACGGGCGCATCGACGCCGTGCACGTGGAGTACCTGCTGCCCGCGAGCGACGGGACGGACCGGTAGGGGCCGGCGGCGCGGCCGGTCGGGAGTTCACTCGTTCTGGGTGAGGACGCGGCCGACGGCGACGACGAGCCTGAGGACACACCCGCGCACGGCGCGCGGGACGGACGCGGAGAGGACGCGACGATGACGCAGGAACTCAGCGACGGGGTCGGGAGCGAGCTCGGCGACCTCGAGGAGAGCGGGCCGATCGACTTCCTGGTGATCGAGCTCCCGACGGACCGCGCGACGGGTGACAAGGCCTTCCCGCACCTCGTCGACCTCGTGGACCGGGGGATCATCCGCGTGCTCGACCTCGTGGTGGTGCGTCGCGAGGACGACGGCAGCGTCGTCGGCCTCGGCCTCGAGGAGCTCGACGACGGGTCGACCGAGCTCGCGGTGTTCGAGGGCGCGCGGTCGGGCCTGCTCGGCGACGACGACCTCGACGAGGCCGCGAGCGCCGTCGAGCCCGGCATGACGGCCGTCGTGCTGGTCTACGAGAACGTCTGGGCGGCGCCCTTCGCGACCGCCCTGCGCCGCAACGGCGCCCAGCTCGTCGCGAGCGGGCGCATCCCGGTCCAGGCGCTCATCGCGTCCCTGGACGCCACCGAGCCGGACGCCTGATCCGGCCGCCCCGAGGAGGATCCCGTGCCAGGACTGATCCGCGGCGTCGCGCGCACCGCCGTCGTCGCCGGAACCGCGACCGCCGTCTCCAACCGTGTCTCCCGTCGCCAGGCGGGGCGCTGGGCCGCGCAGGAGGCGGCGCAGGAGCCGCAGTACGCGCCGCCCCCGCAGCAGTACGCGGCCCCGCAGCCGGCCTACGCGCCGCCGCCTGCCCCCGAGCCCGCGGCGGCGCCGGACATGGACGCGCGCATCGCGCAGCTCACGCAGCTCGCCGCGCTGCGGGACCAGGGGGTGCTCAGCCCCGCGGAGTTCGAGGCGCAGAAAGCACGCATCCTCGCGGACTGAGCGAGGACGACCCCGACACGAAAGGCACGGACATGGACACGTTCTGGGACTGGTTCTGGCTCATGGTGTGGTGGTTCTTCTTCGTCATGTATCTGGTGATCCTCTTCCAGATCGTCGCGGACCTGTTCCGCGACCGGCACCTGAGCGGGTGGTGGAAGGCGGTGTGGCTGCTCGCGCTGATCGTCGTGCCGTTCCTGTCGGCGCTCGTCTACCTGATCGCGCGCGGCAAGGGCATGGGCGAGCGGCACGCGCAGAGCGTCGCGAGCGCCCAGGCGGCGACCGACGCGTACATCCGCGGCGTCGCGGGCTCGTCCCCGTCGTCGCAGATCGCGGACGCGAAGGCGCTGCTCGACGCGGGTGCGATCGACGAGCGGGAGTTCTCCGCTCTCAAGGCCAAGGCCCTCGCCTGACGCGACCTCGCCAGGACCATCGAACGAGCCGGAACCCGGCGTGTCGGGAGGAACCAGCATGACCGACGAGCAGCACGTCCTGCGCCCGACCTACACGCGACCCGGCGTGCGGGCGGTGGCGCCACGCTTCACCCTGCCGGACGCCGAGATGGAGCCGACGTCCGCCTACCAGGTGGTCCACGACGAGGTGATGCTGGACGGCAACTCGCGCCTCAACCTCGCGACGTTCGTCGCGACGTGGATGGGCGACGAGGCGGACCGCCTCTACGCCGAGGTCTACGACAAGAACATGGTCGACAAGGACGAGTACCCGCGCACGGCTGCGGTCGAGGAGAACTGCTGGCGCATCCTCGGGTCGCTGTGGAACGTGCCGGACGTGCGGGACTGCATCGGCACGTCGACCATCGGGTCGTCCGAGGCGTGCATGCTCGGAGGCCTCGCGCTCAAGCGGCGGTGGCAGCTCGCGCGACGGGCCGCGGGGAAGCCGGCGGACCGGCCGAACCTCGTCATGAGCTCGGCCGTGCAGGTGTGCTGGGAGAAGTTCTGCAACTACTTCGAGGTCGAGGCGCGCTACGTGCCCATCACCGAGGAGCACCCGTGCCTCGACGGCAGCGCTCTCGAGCAGTACGTCGACGAGAACACGATCGGCGTCGTCGCGATCATGGGCGTCACCTACACGGGCATGTACGAGCCCGTGCAGGAGATCGCGGCGGCGCTCGACGCGCTCCAGGAGCGGACCGGTCTCGACGTCCCGATCCACGTGGACGGGGCGTCGGGCGCCATGATCGCGCCGTTCCTGCAGCCGGACGTCGTGTGGGACTTCCGCCTGGAGCGCGTGCACTCGATCAGCACGTCGGGCCACAAGTACGGCCTCGTGTACCCCGGCGTCGGCTGGGTCGTGTGGCGCACGCTCGACGCCCTGCCCGAGGAGCTGGTCTTCCGCGTGAGCTACCTCGGCGGGGACATGCCGACCCTCGCGCTCAACTTCTCCCGGCCCGGCGCCCAGGTCCTGCTGCAGTACTACCAGTTCCTGCGGCTCGGGCGGGAGGGGTACACCGCGATCCAGCAGGAGTGCCAGGACGTCGCGAAGTACCTCGCGCACGGGATCGAGGGCATCGGCGCGTTCGACCTGTGGAACGACGGGTCCGACATCCCCGTGTTCGCCTGGCGTCTCAGGCCGGGCCACACGGAGAACTGGGACCTCTACCACCTCTCGGACCGGCTGCGCATGAAGGGATGGCTCGTTCCCGCCTACCCGATGCCCGACGACCTCGCCGACCTCACCGTGCAGCGGATCGTCGTGCGCAACGGCGTGAGCCGCGACCTCGCGGACGACCTGCTGGAGGACATCCGGGTCGAGACGGCGTGGCTCGACGGGCTCACGTCGCCCATGCCCGCCGAGGGCCGACGCTCGGGCTTCCACCACTGACGGTCGTGGACCGGCGGGAGCGTCGTCTGCGGCGCGAGGCGTGGGGGTTCGCGGTCGGCTCGCTGTGCTTCCTCGTCGGGGCGCTCCCGCCCTACGCCGACGCCGTCGGCGCGGTGGCCACGAACGTCACGTTCGTCGTCGGCGCGGTGTTCTTCACCGCCGCCGCGTTCGTGCAGCTCGGCCTGAGCGGGCGGCGTCCGCCGCGTGCCGGGACCCACCCGGCCGACCGGTGGGACTGGTGGGCGGCGGCCGTCCAGCTCGTCGGCACGCTCTGCTTCAACGTGAGCACGACCGCGGCGCTCGTGGCGGCGGTCCACGACCCGACGCGGCTGGGCGTGGGCTGGAAGCCCGACGCCTACGGGTCCGTCGCGTTCCTCGTCTCCTCGGCGTTCGCCGTCGTCGCGACGCGCGACCGCGGGCACCTGTGGGACCGCGACGCCCGCACCTGGCACGGCACGTGGCTCAACCTGGTCGGGTCCGTCGCGTTCGGCGCGTCGGCGGTCGGGGCGTACGTCTCCCCGGCCACGGGCACCTACGTGAGCGAGTGGTGGGACGACGCGGGCACGCTCGTCGGGGCGGTGTGCTTCCTCGTCGCGGCGCTGCTGTCGCGGCGGACGGTCGACGTGCCGGCGCCGAGCGCCGCGCACCCGGTCGTGTGACGCACGTCGGGGTGCGTCGCTCGACCGGGTGCGCAGCGCTCGCGGGTCAGGCGCAGGTCGTCGCCGCGTAGGCGGCCTCGACCGAACCGGGCCCGGTCGCGGCGCTCGCGGTCCCCGCGTCGACCGAGGCCGTGCGCACCGCGAACGACTGGTACGCCGAGCCGCCCGGGGCCACGCCCGCGACCGTGCGCTCGCCGTACGGCGTGCGCAGGGTGACGTCGGCGGGGGCGTCCCCGGTGTTGCGCGCGGTGACGGCGACGTACGCCCGGCCCGCGAGGCACCGGCTCGTCGCCCGGACGTCGAGCGGGACCGCGCTGCCGAGCTCGACCGTCGGACCGTCGAGCTCGACGACGGTCACGCTCGACCCCGCCGTCGACGTCCACGTCGTGTCGGGCGTGAACGACCCGCGGTCGAGGTCGCCCTGGGTCACCACGTGGTGCGCGAACGTGCACGTGTACGACCCCTCGGCCGGCAGGGTGCGGTAGCGGCAGTTCTGGGCCGCGGTAGCGGGGTCGAGACCGGCGAGGTTGCCCGTGGGGACCACCGAGGTCGCCGTCGTGGAGAGGTTGCGGACCGTGTACGTGAACCGCAGGACGTCGCCGACGGCGTACGTCTCCTGCGGGTTCGCGTGCACCCCCTGGACCGAGATGTTCCCGGGCGCCCCGAAGTAGACGGCCGGGCCGTCGTGCTCGACCGTGGTGACGGTCGCGCCGGAGGTCGACGTCCAGGTCGTGCGCGGCGCGAAGAACCCGGCGTCGAGGTCGGCCTGCGTGACCGTGTGCCGCGCGGACGTGCACGTGTACGCGGCGCGCGCGGCGAGGTCGCGGAAGCGGCAGTTCGGCGCGCCCTGGGCCGGGTCGAACCGCTCGAGGTCCCCGGTCGGGGAGACCGTCGTGACGGCGTCGGACAGGTTCGTGACCGTGAACGAGTACGTGACGACGTCGCCGACGCCGTACCCGCCCGCGGGAGCCGTGCTCGTCACGCTCGCTCGCGTCACCTCGATGTCGCCCGGCGTGCTGCTCGGCGCGGCGAGGAGCCAGTCGTGGTCGAGCTTGGCGAACCGGATGCCCCCGCCGCCGCCGTCGGGCTCGTAGAGCAGGCCGACCGTGCCGTCGGGAAGCGTCGCGAGGGTGGAGTACGCCATGCCTCCCGGCTGGAAGACCCGTGCGACGGGCCAGGTCTCGCCGTCGTCGTAGCTGACGCGGACCGTGCCGTTGACGCGACCGGACTGCGAGGCGGCGTTGGAGAAGAGGAGCACCTTGGCCTCGGCGGAGCCCTGCGGCGCGTTCGGGTACGCCCGCACGATCGCCGCGTTGTTCGTCGGGTCGGGCAGCTCGCGGTCGAGGGTCACCGCGCCGTAGGTCACGCCGCCGTCGGTCGAGTAGGCCACCTTGCGGAAGCCCGAGCGCGCCGAGTCGCGCGAGTTGAGCATGACGCGCCCGTCCGAGAGCTCGACCGTCTTGTTCTCGTCCA includes the following:
- a CDS encoding SHOCT domain-containing protein produces the protein MPGLIRGVARTAVVAGTATAVSNRVSRRQAGRWAAQEAAQEPQYAPPPQQYAAPQPAYAPPPAPEPAAAPDMDARIAQLTQLAALRDQGVLSPAEFEAQKARILAD
- a CDS encoding arylsulfatase; protein product: MSDEPRRTVVGPPLPAERSLPFPPRRSGSVAGRTIQESTYSPRPPERHLPADAPNVVVILIDDAGPALPTTLGGAVRTPTLDRVRANGIGYNRFHTTAMCSPTRASLLTGRNHHRVGNGQIAELANDWDGYSGHIPKSSATIAEVLRQYGYATGAWGKWHNTPAEETTAAGPFDRWPTGYGFEYFYGFLAGEASQYEPHLVRNTTPTLPPKTPEEGYHLSEDIADDAMRWLRDHKANAPDKPFFVYWATGALHGPHHIMKEWADRYAGAFDDGWDVYRERALAGAKAAGWVPEDAELTPRPDGLAGWDDIPDDQKAFQARLMEVAAGFGEHADVQAGRLLDEVERLGYGDDTIVVYIWGDNGSSGEGQNGTISELLAQNGIPSTVEQHLAALEELGGLDALGTPATDNQYHAAWAWAGSSPYQGMKLLASHLGGTRNPMFVSWPGRIEPDPVPRTQFHHVVDLVPTIYEILGISHPETVNGVPQDPIDGTSFAYSIDDAGAEGRRRTQYFEIMGSRSIYADGWMASATGPRLPWVQGMPAGIRTWTPDDDPWELYHLDEDWSQAHDLAAQHPEKLAQLKELFAIEAARNDVLPVGGGLWVPAIHPEDRISPPYTEWDLSGDTVRVPEFCAPALGNRPNRVEIRLWVPDAANGVLYKLGGAGGGLTCFLLDGVLTYEYNLFLIQRSVVRSSAPLAAGDHTVEVVTTYVEPRPGGPLDVVLRVDGADVGSGTVPVSAPLLFSANDCLDVGRAYGGAVSRAYADRMPFALDGRIDAVHVEYLLPASDGTDR
- a CDS encoding SHOCT domain-containing protein, yielding MDTFWDWFWLMVWWFFFVMYLVILFQIVADLFRDRHLSGWWKAVWLLALIVVPFLSALVYLIARGKGMGERHAQSVASAQAATDAYIRGVAGSSPSSQIADAKALLDAGAIDEREFSALKAKALA
- a CDS encoding YrhK family protein; translated protein: MDRRERRLRREAWGFAVGSLCFLVGALPPYADAVGAVATNVTFVVGAVFFTAAAFVQLGLSGRRPPRAGTHPADRWDWWAAAVQLVGTLCFNVSTTAALVAAVHDPTRLGVGWKPDAYGSVAFLVSSAFAVVATRDRGHLWDRDARTWHGTWLNLVGSVAFGASAVGAYVSPATGTYVSEWWDDAGTLVGAVCFLVAALLSRRTVDVPAPSAAHPVV
- a CDS encoding glutamate decarboxylase, with protein sequence MTDEQHVLRPTYTRPGVRAVAPRFTLPDAEMEPTSAYQVVHDEVMLDGNSRLNLATFVATWMGDEADRLYAEVYDKNMVDKDEYPRTAAVEENCWRILGSLWNVPDVRDCIGTSTIGSSEACMLGGLALKRRWQLARRAAGKPADRPNLVMSSAVQVCWEKFCNYFEVEARYVPITEEHPCLDGSALEQYVDENTIGVVAIMGVTYTGMYEPVQEIAAALDALQERTGLDVPIHVDGASGAMIAPFLQPDVVWDFRLERVHSISTSGHKYGLVYPGVGWVVWRTLDALPEELVFRVSYLGGDMPTLALNFSRPGAQVLLQYYQFLRLGREGYTAIQQECQDVAKYLAHGIEGIGAFDLWNDGSDIPVFAWRLRPGHTENWDLYHLSDRLRMKGWLVPAYPMPDDLADLTVQRIVVRNGVSRDLADDLLEDIRVETAWLDGLTSPMPAEGRRSGFHH
- a CDS encoding sialidase family protein is translated as MIGHLRRPARRALTLATALALGVGGAVVPVTTAAAHHATLAPDHDLAPATGGPGTYTEQQLATNGQGGFPNYRIPALTVAPNGDVLASYDGRPTAADSPGPNSILQRRSTDAGVTWGPQEVVAAGKTTAPIEGYSDPSYVVDRETGTVFNFHVKSYDQGFGGSQPGVDPSARNVIHANVSASTDDGRTWTHRTITADVTADLGWRSRFAASGQGIQLRYGEHAGRLLQQYTIINGSGQFQAVSVYSDDHGATWQVGTPVGTGMDENKTVELSDGRVMLNSRDSARSGFRKVAYSTDGGVTYGAVTLDRELPDPTNNAAIVRAYPNAPQGSAEAKVLLFSNAASQSGRVNGTVRVSYDDGETWPVARVFQPGGMAYSTLATLPDGTVGLLYEPDGGGGGIRFAKLDHDWLLAAPSSTPGDIEVTRASVTSTAPAGGYGVGDVVTYSFTVTNLSDAVTTVSPTGDLERFDPAQGAPNCRFRDLAARAAYTCTSARHTVTQADLDAGFFAPRTTWTSTSGATVTTVEHDGPAVYFGAPGNISVQGVHANPQETYAVGDVLRFTYTVRNLSTTATSVVPTGNLAGLDPATAAQNCRYRTLPAEGSYTCTFAHHVVTQGDLDRGSFTPDTTWTSTAGSSVTVVELDGPTVELGSAVPLDVRATSRCLAGRAYVAVTARNTGDAPADVTLRTPYGERTVAGVAPGGSAYQSFAVRTASVDAGTASAATGPGSVEAAYAATTCA
- a CDS encoding DUF6325 family protein gives rise to the protein MTQELSDGVGSELGDLEESGPIDFLVIELPTDRATGDKAFPHLVDLVDRGIIRVLDLVVVRREDDGSVVGLGLEELDDGSTELAVFEGARSGLLGDDDLDEAASAVEPGMTAVVLVYENVWAAPFATALRRNGAQLVASGRIPVQALIASLDATEPDA